From Ascaphus truei isolate aAscTru1 chromosome 20, aAscTru1.hap1, whole genome shotgun sequence, one genomic window encodes:
- the NXNL1 gene encoding nucleoredoxin-like protein 1, translated as MADLFTGKVLVKNNRDQDELDTEREVWERLENRVVLLYFAESGSSRCREFAPLLRDFFVRLTDEFYVNRAAQLVLVYVSRDRSEEEQGDFLRDMPKRWLLVPYEDEAFRRDLGAQFAVSDVPALVVLKPSGQVLSPNAVDEVSRLGPPCFKNWQEVSQIIDRNFLLPEFCDEVAPRSISEPLRRLKYRVESTNKKKEKGRRDDEEQDGGGGGGAGFF; from the exons ATGGCCGACCTGTTCACGGGGAAAGTCTTGGTGAAGAATAACCGGGACCAGGACGAGTTGGACACGGAGCGGGAGGTGTGGGAGCGGCTGGAGAACAGAGTGGTGCTGCTGTACTTTGCGGAGTCGGGGAGCTCCCGCTGCCGCGAGTTCGCGCCCCTCCTGCGGGATTTTTTCGTGCGGCTGACGGACGAGTTCTACGTGAACCGCGCCGCGCAGCTGGTCCTGGTCTACGTGTCCCGCGACCGAAGCGAGGAGGAGCAGGGGGACTTCCTGCGGGACATGCCCAAGCGCTGGCTGCTCGTCCCCTACGAGGACGAGGCATTCAGGAG AGACCTTGGTGCGCAGTTCGCTGTGTCGGATGTCCCCGCCCTGGTGGTCCTCAAACCCTCGGGACAGGTGCTCTCCCCCAACGCGGTGGACGAGGTGAGCCGGCTGGGTCCCCCCTGCTTCAAGAATTGGCAGGAAGTCTCGCAGATCATCGACAGGAACTTCCTGCTGCCGGAATTCTGCGACGAAGTGGCCCCGAGGAGCATCAGCGAGCCCCTTCGCAGGCTGAAGTACAGAGTGGAGAGCACCAACAAGAAGAAAGAAAAGGGgcggagagatgatgaggagcaggacggaggaggaggaggtggtgcgGGTTTCTTCTGA